The following coding sequences lie in one Zingiber officinale cultivar Zhangliang chromosome 2B, Zo_v1.1, whole genome shotgun sequence genomic window:
- the LOC122045481 gene encoding inactive leucine-rich repeat receptor-like protein kinase CORYNE, translated as MGGKNPSKTLSLVFLTLFAIEACAQVPHSEAPVASPLSKAPPKFAHNARLRRMILGALFGSLTGFVASLLFLLSVRLLLLCACRPPILKGPVVFSPAISPKALQSALSGDAQSIPNGKYYRVVLEDSGLTVAAKRLLLGATDAGPPANSDSHKRRVQHELELLARVKHRNVMSLRAYIREQEHVWLVYDYLAGGSLEETMVNVRADQLKLAWDVRHRIAVGIAKGLRYLHFECGRRILHYSLKPSNVMLEEGCEPRLADFGLAMLANYRMDAPSTAYYAAPECFQSCRYTEKSDIYSFGMILGVLLTGKDPSHPFFAGETGRGSLGRWIRHLQQVGEARQALDVAMLGEELEEEEMLMAIRIAIVCMSDLPADRPSSDELVSMLTQLHSF; from the exons ATGGGCGGCAAGAACCCTAGCAAAACCCTCTCCCTCGTCTTCCTCACGTTGTTCGCCATCGAAGCCTGCGCGCAAGTTCCGCACTCCGAGGCGCCGGTGGCTTCTCCCCTTTCCAAGGCGCCCCCCAAATTCGCCCACAATGCCCGCCTTCGCCGGATGATCCTCGGTGCCCTCTTCGGCTCCCTCACCGGCTTCGTCGcctcccttctcttcctcctctccgtccgcctcctcctcctctgcgCCTGCCGTCCTCCCATTCTCAAAGGCCCCGTCGTCTTCTCCCCTGCTATCTCCCCCAAAGCACTCCAATCCGCTCTATCCGGCGACGCCCAGTCGATTCCCAACGGGAAGTACTACCGAGTCGTCCTCGAAGACTCCGGGCTCACCGTAGCGGCCAAGAGGCTCCTGCTGGGCGCCACCGACGCCGGGCCACCGGCGAACTCCGACTCCCACAAGCGCAGAGTGCAGCACGAGCTCGAACTGCTCGCGAGGGTGAAGCACCGGAACGTGATGAGCTTGAGGGCGTATATCCGAGAGCAGGAGCACGTGTGGCTGGTCTACGACTACCTCGCCGGAGGAAGCCTGGAGGAGACAATGGTAAATGTGCGCGCGGATCAGCTGAAACTCGCTTGGGACGTCAGGCATCGAATCGCCGTCGGCATAGCCAAGGGCCTAAGGTACCTCCACTTCGAGTGTGGCCGGAGAATTCTGCACTACAGCTTGAAGCCGTCGAATGTGATGCTTGAGGAAGGGTGTGAGCCAAGACTAGCAGACTTTGGACTGGCAATGCTCGCAAACTATCGCATGGACGCACCGAGCACTGCTTACTACGCTGCCCCTGAGTGTTTCCAAAGTTGCAG GTACACAGAGAAGAGTGACATATATAGCTTTGGGATGATCCTGGGCGTGCTTCTCACCGGAAAAGATCCATCCCACCCGTTCTTCGCGGGAGAAACAGGGAGAGGCAGCTTGGGAAGGTGGATCAGGCATCTGCAGCAAGTAGGAGAGGCGCGACAGGCCTTGGACGTGGCTATGCTAGgtgaagagcttgaggaagaagagatgctgATGGCCATCAGAATTGCTATTGTCTGCATGTCTGATTTGCCGGCCGACCGGCCATCCAGCGATGAGCTGGTGTCAATGCTTACTCAACTACATAGCTTCTGA